Within Desulfobacter sp., the genomic segment AAAAAAAGCCTAAACGTATTTTAACCCCTCTGGAAAAGATGGAATTAAGCCAGATTAAGCTGGTGGCTGTGGTTGAAATGAAAGGCCGCACCGTGGCCATGGTGGAAGAGGCCAGCGGAAAAGGGTATGAAGTTGAGATTGGAACGTATATGGGACGGAACGAGGGCCGGGTATCGGCCATTACCAGGGACGGCATTTCGGTCAAAGAGTATGTCAAAGATTTTAAAGGAAACCGCAGGGAGCGGATTCAGGAAATCAAATTTCATAAAGATGAAGGTGGAGAATAAAATGGAGTATTATCAGTCTGCTGTTAAGCAATATGGGATGACATTGATCTCCGGGATTCTGGCCCTTTTCCTGGTGACAGGGTGTGTTGCCAGGCAAGCAGAAAAACAGGCGCCCAAGGACAACGCGCTGCAGGAAACGCCGCCTGCCCAGCAGACCGCCGCAGCAATGGATTCATCGCGGGTGGTGGAAGGCATTACCGTCCGCGGTGAGGCCGATAAGGTAAAGGTCTGGATTCAGGCAAACAGGGCCCTTGAGTACACCTCCATCAAGCAGTCATTCCCATTTGCCGTCAGCGTATATCTTCCCGATACCTCACTTGCCGGCGGCTTTCAACAGCAATCGTTCACAGACAGCCGGGTCGGCGGGATTAAAGCCGGATATGCCGATGAAGAACAGACAACAACAAAAGTCGATATACTGTTGACCCGTGATATGCCCTATACCGTGGTTGAAGAAGAGGGGCGCCTTGGAATTATCCTCCAGGGCAATGACACGCCGGACGGAAATGATATCGCGGTAGACACGGAAACGCCGGCTCCGCCCCAGATGCATCAGGCTGAAGACCTTGTTATTCCGGAAACCTCTGCTCAACTTACGAACATTGAATTTGACACCAATGCGTCGGGGCAATCAGACATCCGTATCCAAACCAGCCATCCGGTCCGCTATGATACCCGGCAGGCTGGTGCCGATACCATCCATCTTATTCTCTACAATACCAAAATACCGGTACACCACCAGCGGCCCCTGCTGACCCGGTATTTCAACTCCGCCGTGGAGAGAGTGGACCCCAGGCCCTACCCCGGGAAAAAGGGTGACACCTGCATTGATATCAAGGTCAGGGAACAGGTGCCGTTCAGGGTGGTTCAGAATAAAGGGGGAATTTATGTCACATTTGAGTCTTCCGATGTCGTGCCTCCTGAATTCACCAAAGCCAGAACGGATCTTGCATCCGGCACCCAAACCATCAAATCTCAGGATGTTCTGCTATCCAACCCCGCAGGTAAAGCAGATACAACCCGGGCGCCTGAAGCACAGATCCTGGCCTCCCAGTCCGATCCGGTGCTGGGGATCGGTAACGGCCCCTATTCCGGTGAAAAAATCAAGCTGGATTTTTTCGATACGGATATCAAGAATGTATTCAGGATACTGAGAAGTGTCAGCGGACTTAATTTTGCCATAGACCAGGATGTCCAGGGTAAGGTAACCCTGAGCCTGGGCGAAGCCGTGCCCTGGGATCAGGTGCTGGATCTGGTATTGAAAATGAACGGTTTGGGCAAGAAAATGGAAGGGAATGTGGTCCGCATCGCCACTGCTGAGACCCTCCAGAATGAAGAAAAAATGTTACAGGATGCCATTGCCGCACGGAAAAAATCCATTGAACAGAAAAAAGCCCTGGAGCCCCTGTTCACTGAGTATATCCCCATCAACTACTCCGATGCCAAGGCGGATATAGAGCCCCACGTCACCAAGATTCTGACCCCGGAGCGGGGAAGTATCTCCGTGGACCAGCGGACCAATATGATCATCATCACCGACACCCAGAAAAAGATTGACCAGGCAAATGATTTGATTTATAGGCTGGATAAGGTGACCCCCCAGATCATGATCGAGGCCAAGGTGGTCGAGGTAACCAAAGAGTTTTCCAGAAGCCTGGGCATGAGTTGGAACATGTCCAATGCCTCCGCTGTCACTAGCGGTTTTGTGGATGATTTCAATGCCGCGGTCAATGTGGGAACGACCATCGGGCTTTCCGGAGATTTTTCATTTTTCAGGCTGTTCGGCTCTTCAATGAACGCATTGAATGCCAAGCTGGAAGCATCCGAGGAACTGGGCGACGTGAAAATTGTGTCCTCCCCCCGGATCATGACACTGGACAACAAAAAGGCCATGATCAAGCAGGGCCAGGAATACGCTTACCTGGAGCGGGACGACGCCGGCGGCTCCTCGGTTAAATTCAAGGATATCGATCTGCTGCTTGAAGTGACCCCCCATGTGACGCCGGATAAAAGGATCTCCATGACCGTGAGGCTGACCAAGAACGACGTGGCCAGCCTGACCTCCACCGGGGTGCCCATCCTCAATACCAATGAGGCGGAAACCGAGCTTCTGGTGAACAACCAGGATACCATTGTCATCGGCGGGGTGGTAAAAAGCACCGTTCGAAAGGATGATGACGGACTGCCTTTCCTGACCGGAATTCCTGTGTTCGGGCTGTTGTTTTCAAAGCAGTCGAAGGAGGATAACAGGAATGAATTGCTGATATTCCTTACCCCGTCCATTGTTCAGTTGGAGCAAAGACGCAATACATCACCGGCTTCGGCGGCCAATTGATAAAATTTTGGTGAAATTAGTTGCTTAAAATAAGGATACGGCTCTCGGCCTTTTTGGCCAGGGCTGTATCTTGGTTCACCAGCTTGAGGATTAGACGCCACTCTTTTAAGGCCTGCTTTTGCAGGCCTTCTTTTTCATAGGCTTCGGCCAGGTCGGCATGGAGAATCGCGGCATCTGGTGTCCGCCTGAGTGTTCTGTGCAGGTAGCGGACAGCCCGGTCCGTCTGCCCGGTGCGAAGGTAAACCTGGACCAGCCCGTGGGTGGCTGTGATGAAGCCGGACTTTTCCTCCAAGGCCTTTAAAAAATAGGTCTGTGCGTTGGGGTAGTGGGCCTTGCCCATGTAGGCCCATCCGATATTGGCCAGGGCAAAATGGGGGGTCGGATAAATAAGATCCTCAAGCACCCGGTTGAATTGGATGATGGCTTTGTCCCATTTTTCCTGGCGCAGATAGGCTACCCCCAGATTGTTCAGGGCATCGGTATAATCTTTTTTATAGGTCAGCGCCCTGGTAAAGGAGTCAACAGCCAGGTCATATCGCTTTTTGCCCATATAGGCCAAACCGAGGCTGTTCTGGAGATAGGGATCGTTGGGGATTGTTTTTTCGGCTTCAAGGAATTTGGCAAGGGCTGCGGTGTAATTTCCCTGGGTCTGGAAAACATCCCCCTCTTTTTTGTAGGCCTGGGCCACTTTTATTTTTGTTCCTGTATCCGTTGCACTGACGCAGGCGCATAATAGGGATGACGTTACTATACAGCAGAGTTCTTTTTTCATAGGCCCTCATTCCTGTCGAGTTTCAGCAGTTTTATGCCTTCTTCCCTTAAAAAGGTATTGGCATTATCCTGGGGTGTGGTAGCAGTGATAAAGGTTCTTTCAGAGCCTTTGCTGACATAGACCCCCTGGATATCTTCCACCCGGCCGCCGGTGTAGAAGGACGGATTTTTCCAGGTTTCATAGCCGAGCTTTGAAAAAAGCAGGAGAACAGCCTGGTTAACGGTACCGGCATTGGAAAGATCCAATATCTCGTAGCCCTGTTCCATGAGGATATCAAGGGCTTTGCCGTAAACGTTGCCTGTGTTCACCAGGATATCGGGTTTGGCATCATGGGTGATACGGCCCAGGGAGACATTCATTTCAATGTGCTTCAGGGTGATGGGAAACTGGGCCTTTCCTCCGTATGTGTAAGGTGTTACCCCCAAAAGGGCTTCAATCAATTTATCAAAGGATACCGGCCGCAGTTCCATGGGATTTTTTTCCTGAATCGGATGCCCGGAAATGGCCTGGTTGAGTTGCCTAAGCCGGATGCCTTTCCAATAGTCCTTCATTGCCGTTACAAGATCTCTGTCCAGGGTTTCTGCCTTGCTCTCATTGGGAAGAATCAGGGTTTTTTGACCCGACGGCGCTTCAAGCACCGGAGTTTTGGACAGATCCAGAATTTGGGCCGGCTCCCCGTCTTTGCCTGGGAAAAATACCTTTCCCTTATTCATGACGGTTCCCTGGATCAGCTGGGCATATCGTTTTAGGCGGCTGATATCTCCGGGGCTGAGGATGGCCCGGGGCGGCGTCTCCTGCTCCCTGCTGGTCACCCTTTTCTGTTTGGCAGGCGG encodes:
- a CDS encoding tetratricopeptide repeat protein; the protein is MKKELCCIVTSSLLCACVSATDTGTKIKVAQAYKKEGDVFQTQGNYTAALAKFLEAEKTIPNDPYLQNSLGLAYMGKKRYDLAVDSFTRALTYKKDYTDALNNLGVAYLRQEKWDKAIIQFNRVLEDLIYPTPHFALANIGWAYMGKAHYPNAQTYFLKALEEKSGFITATHGLVQVYLRTGQTDRAVRYLHRTLRRTPDAAILHADLAEAYEKEGLQKQALKEWRLILKLVNQDTALAKKAESRILILSN
- the pilQ gene encoding type IV pilus secretin PilQ, coding for MENKMEYYQSAVKQYGMTLISGILALFLVTGCVARQAEKQAPKDNALQETPPAQQTAAAMDSSRVVEGITVRGEADKVKVWIQANRALEYTSIKQSFPFAVSVYLPDTSLAGGFQQQSFTDSRVGGIKAGYADEEQTTTKVDILLTRDMPYTVVEEEGRLGIILQGNDTPDGNDIAVDTETPAPPQMHQAEDLVIPETSAQLTNIEFDTNASGQSDIRIQTSHPVRYDTRQAGADTIHLILYNTKIPVHHQRPLLTRYFNSAVERVDPRPYPGKKGDTCIDIKVREQVPFRVVQNKGGIYVTFESSDVVPPEFTKARTDLASGTQTIKSQDVLLSNPAGKADTTRAPEAQILASQSDPVLGIGNGPYSGEKIKLDFFDTDIKNVFRILRSVSGLNFAIDQDVQGKVTLSLGEAVPWDQVLDLVLKMNGLGKKMEGNVVRIATAETLQNEEKMLQDAIAARKKSIEQKKALEPLFTEYIPINYSDAKADIEPHVTKILTPERGSISVDQRTNMIIITDTQKKIDQANDLIYRLDKVTPQIMIEAKVVEVTKEFSRSLGMSWNMSNASAVTSGFVDDFNAAVNVGTTIGLSGDFSFFRLFGSSMNALNAKLEASEELGDVKIVSSPRIMTLDNKKAMIKQGQEYAYLERDDAGGSSVKFKDIDLLLEVTPHVTPDKRISMTVRLTKNDVASLTSTGVPILNTNEAETELLVNNQDTIVIGGVVKSTVRKDDDGLPFLTGIPVFGLLFSKQSKEDNRNELLIFLTPSIVQLEQRRNTSPASAAN
- a CDS encoding LysM peptidoglycan-binding domain-containing protein, which encodes MKPVTAVILAGLTWGAISLGQPGQAHSEGVKTHFKQYTIFTYDHKDYLCEPYKVKKNDWLYKIFRQKGEISASDFPRFLRIFRKLNPQLSNIDAIAPGNRIMIPLKEVDKATYVQKKEGIVEVPVLEFSLKLTKKEVDAYIHSHVVKSGDTVSALLGKEFLKKGGAVSEVGKKTFTSLNPEIKDINRIYAGSHVLIPEADILSQPWLETLLETGYRNIDSVRPSPPAKQKRVTSREQETPPRAILSPGDISRLKRYAQLIQGTVMNKGKVFFPGKDGEPAQILDLSKTPVLEAPSGQKTLILPNESKAETLDRDLVTAMKDYWKGIRLRQLNQAISGHPIQEKNPMELRPVSFDKLIEALLGVTPYTYGGKAQFPITLKHIEMNVSLGRITHDAKPDILVNTGNVYGKALDILMEQGYEILDLSNAGTVNQAVLLLFSKLGYETWKNPSFYTGGRVEDIQGVYVSKGSERTFITATTPQDNANTFLREEGIKLLKLDRNEGL